A stretch of the Medicago truncatula cultivar Jemalong A17 chromosome 5, MtrunA17r5.0-ANR, whole genome shotgun sequence genome encodes the following:
- the LOC11436045 gene encoding mitogen-activated protein kinase kinase kinase 1 has translation MTCIAPGVSLRLEGVDGEFDIICRSLGLSGPEDFSIPAAAWEAMKARSSSELNSGSSGIKGVSPSMLKPPPGVVVSAVDDMCSKWDILRDLAPEGERKEGEEEEEKEKIDEIEEKWEVGEVAKKRGETSSTCSSWDLLRNSISSSTCSTWDLLMDLSSEGEVGEVANQRGDTRSNSIFSNVRLKSLITPGSWQKGELLGRGSFGTVYEGISEDGFFFAVKQVSLLDHGSQGKRSVVQLEHEIALLSQFEHENIVRYIGTEMDESNLYIFIEFVTKGSLLSLYRRYKLRDSQVSAYTRQILHGLKYLHDRNVVHRDIKCANILVDANGSVKVADFGLAKAIKLNDVKSCQGTPFWMAPEVVRGKVKGYGLPADIWSLGCTVLEMLTGQVPYSPMERISAMFRIGKGELPPVPDTLSRDARDFILQCLKVNPDDRPTAAQLLDHKFVQRSFSQSSGSASPHIPRRS, from the exons ATGACCTGTATCGCTCCGGGAGTTTCCCTTCGACTTGAAGGTGTTGACGGAGAATTTGATATTATATGTCGGAGTTTAGGGTTGTCTGGACCGGAGGATTTCTCCATTCCGGCGGCGGCTTGGGAGGCGATGAAGGCTCGGTCTTCGTCCGAACTCAATTCCGGCAGCAGTGGTATTAAAGGAGTTAGTCCGTCTATGCTTAAGCCGCCACCAGGGGTTGTGGTTTCTGCTGTGGATGACATGTGTTCGAAGTGGGATATACTGAGAGATTTAGCTCCGGAAGGGGaaagaaaagagggagaagaagaggaagagaaagagaagatagatgaaatagaagaaaaatgggaAGTTGGTGAAGTGGCAAAGAAAAGAGGAGAGACTAGCTCGACATGCTCATCGTGGGATCTATTGAGGAATTCTATTTCTAGCTCAACATGCTCAACATGGGATCTTTTGATGGATCTTTCTTCGGAAGGGGAAGTTGGTGAAGTGGCAAACCAAAGGGGGGATACTAGGTCGAATAGTATATTTTCTAATGTGAGATTGAAGTCACTTATTACTCCCGGGAGTTGGCAAAAGGGTGAGCTTTTGGGCCGCGGTTCATTTGGAACTGTATATGAAGGAATTTCTGA AGATGGATTCTTTTTTGCTGTAAAACAAGTTTCACTGCTTGATCATGGGAGTCAGGGAAAGCGAAGTGTCGTTCAACTGGAGCAC GAAATTGCACTTCTGAGTCAGTTTGAACATGAGAATATTGTTCGATACATTGGCACTGAAATG GATGAATCAAATCTATATATCTTTATCGAGTTTGTAACCAAAGGTTCCCTTTTAAGCCTATATCGGAGGTATAAACTTCGAGATTCCCAAGTATCTGCTTATACGAGACAGATTCTGCATGGTTTGAAGTATCTTCATGATCGCAATGTTGTTCACAG GGATATTAAATGTGCAAATATATTGGTTGATGCAAATGGATCTGTCAAGGTTGCAGATTTTGGATTAGCAAAG GCAATTAAACTGAATGATGTTAAATCATGCCAAGGAACACCATTCTGGATGGCACCAGAG GTTGTAAGAGGAAAAGTTAAAGGTTATGGACTTCCGGCTGATATATGGAGTCTAGGATGCACTGTGTTGGAGATGTTAACTGGGCAAGTTCCATACTCTCCTATGGAACGT ATCAGCGCAATGTTTAGAATTGGAAAAGGTGAACTACCTCCAGTGCCTGATACTCTTTCAAGAGATGCACGCGATTTTATTCTGCAGTGTCTTAAAGTTAATCCAGATGATCGTCCCACTGCGGCTCAACTCTTAGATCACAAATTTGTCCAGAGGTCATTCTCCCAGTCCTCTGGCTCAGCGTCTCCACATATTCCGAGAAGAAGTTAA
- the LOC11429954 gene encoding glutamate receptor 2.5 yields the protein MDLSRRNQVLAIVGTITHNEATIASELNDNIKNTPILSLTSFAGRQELLSPRLPHFIQLGDDINHHIQCIAAIVGEFRWKKVTVIYEHNNDDFSSDPEIILCLSNSLKLVGSEIESHLAFPSLSTLSDAESTIENELNKLKRKSNRVFLIVRSSLELANIICEKAKQIGLMEKGSVWIIPDEVAGLLDSVNSSVIFNMQGVVGFRTHFIEMNKAFRKFKFLFRRKFALEYPEEDSVNPSNFALQAYYAAKAIAEAANKLSQGKFRLEQFSEKILSSKFERLSAKTFSKNGQFLQSPTFNIINVIGKSYRELALWSSTLGFSKNIVRHQVMETTNATNDSNGVFSTVYWPGDFQSVPKGWIHSNEDRSLKIGVPANGVFTQFVNVTHDSRNGTLITGFSIGVFKVVVERLPYDLQYKFIPFNGSYDEMVYQVYNKTLDAAVGDTAIVEYRYHLVDFSQPYVESGLQMVVTEQPVKSKETWMFLDAFTKEMWLMIAAMHIFVGVVIWLIEREANPDLRGFGSMLWFLVTVLFYAHREPIRKPLAQVVLTPWLFAIFIVTNSFTASLTSITISQVKPSVLDIQTLKERNSPVGCNGNSFIVKYLTDVLKFKPENIRKINSMSDYPAAFEKKEIEAAFFVAPHAKVFLAKYSCKGFIKVGNVFRLGGFGFVFPKGSSLVADISEALLNMIESGET from the exons ATGGATCTCTCACGGAGAAACCAGGTGCTGGCCATTGTAGGAACGATTACACACAACGAAGCAACAATTGCTAGTGAACTCAACGACAACATAAAGAACACTCCTATCTTGTCTCTAACTTCATTTGCTGGCAGACAAGAATTATTATCTCCTAGATTGCCACATTTCATCCAATTAGGAGATGATATTAACCATCACATCCAATGCATTGCAGCAATTGTAGGAGAATTCAGATGGAAAAAGGTGACAGTAATTTATGAACATAATAATGACGACTTTTCCTCTGATCCAGAAATAATACTTTGTCTCTCTAATTCTCTCAAACTTGTTGGTTCTGAAATTGAAAGCCATTTAGCTTTTCCTTCTTTATCCACACTTTCAGACGCAGAATCTACAATTGAAAATGAGCTTAATAAGTTGAAAAGGAAGAGTAATAGGGTCTTCTTGATTGTTCGTTCTTCTTTAGAGTTGGCTAATATTATTTGTGAGAAAGCAAAACAAATAGGTTTGATGGAAAAAGGTTCGGTGTGGATTATCCCGGATGAGGTTGCTGGCCTACTTGATTCAGTTAACTCTTCTGTTATCTTCAACATGCAAGGTGTTGTTGGATTTAGAACACACTTCATAGAAATGAATAAGGCTTTCAGAAAGTTTAAATTCCTATTCCGAAGAAAGTTTGCACTAGAATACCCTGAAGAAGATAGCGTTAACCCAAGTAACTTTGCACTTCAAGCATATTATGCAGCTAAAGCTATTGCTGAAGCTGCAAATAAATTATCACAAGGAAAGTTCAGACTTGAACAATTCTCAGAAAAGATTTTGTCTAGTAAATTTGAAAGACTGAGCGCAAAGACTTTCTCCAAGAATGGACAATTTCTCCAATCACCAACCTTCAACATAATTAATGTGATTGGGAAAAGTTATAGAGAATTGGCACTTTGGTCTTCAACACTTGGTTTTTCAAAGAACATAGTTAGACATCAAGTGATGGAGACGACAAACGCAACTAATGATTCTAATGGAGTTTTCAGCACAGTTTATTGGCCTGGAGATTTTCAATCAGTTCCCAAGGGATGGATTCACAGTAACGAGGATAGGTCATTGAAAATAGGAGTGCCTGCCAATGGTGTCTTTACTCAGTTTGTGAATGTAACGCATGACAGTAGGAATGGAACTTTGATAACAGGTTTCTCTATCGGCGTCTTCAAAGTAGTTGTCGAACGTTTACCTTATGATTTACAGTACAAGTTTATCCCGTTCAATGGCTCATACGATGAAATGGTTTATCAGGTCTACAATAAG ACATTGGATGCTGCAGTTGGTGACACAGCCATAGTGGAATACAGATATCATTTAGTGGACTTTTCACAACCATATGTTGAATCTGGCCTCCAGATGGTGGTTACTGAGCAACCCgtaaaatcaaaagaaacatGGATGTTTTTGGATGcctttacaaaagagatgtggCTGATGATAGCAGCTATGCATATTTTTGTAGGTGTTGTTATTTGGTTGATTGAACGGGAAGCTAACCCAGATCTTAGGGGTTTTGGATCGATGCTTTGGTTTTTAGTCACAGTACTATTTTATGCACATA GAGAACCAATAAGAAAACCATTAGCTCAAGTTGTACTGACACCATGGTTATTTGCTATTTTCATTGTGACAAATAGTTTCACAGCAAGTTTGACATCAATAACTATTTCGCAAGTAAAACCATCGGTGTTAGATATCCAGACTCTTAAAGAAAGAAATTCACCAGTCGGGTGTAATGGAAATTCCTTTATTGTGAAGTATCTGACTGACGTATTAAAGTTTAAGCCTGAGAATATTAGGAAAATAAATTCCATGAGTGACTACCCTGCTGCCTTTGAGAAGAAGGAAATTGAAGCCGCATTCTTTGTTGCGCCTCATGCTAAAGTATTTCTAGCAAAGTACTCGTGTAAGGGCTTCATCAAAGTGGGGAACGTTTTCAGGCTTGGCGGCTTTGGTTTT GTATTCCCAAAAGGTTCAAGTCTAGTTGCTGACATATCAGAGGCATTGCTGAATATGATAGAGAGCGGAGAAACATAA